Proteins co-encoded in one Bacillus paramycoides genomic window:
- a CDS encoding YdcF family protein — MYFGIIPLILFIIFLISYLKDPRKIINGFLFNAFFCSFLLFCALASYESGSDSLHFIVILPMLALLVMIPFGIVALMFGLFLNAKILMQREGRRFTNSLTLIAALGILLSILLFIVNPSSLFSPHLQPIFAGISLITLYFFIHLSNFLSAYFLYQFNRPRRNQDFIIVLGSGLINDKVPPLLASRINKAIDFYWKQAAVNTPPTIIFSGGQGPDEGLPEAEAMQKYAVEKGIPLEHTVQENRSVNTYQNMSFSKEIMDSLKPEGKYRSIFTTNNFHLFRAGIYARQAGLNSQGIGSKTAFYYWPNAMIREYVAIVVMGRKRHMKVCGVILGFSLFLSVLSFIIS, encoded by the coding sequence ATCCACGAAAAATAATAAACGGCTTTTTATTTAATGCCTTTTTCTGTTCTTTTTTATTATTTTGTGCTTTAGCTTCATACGAGTCTGGTAGTGACTCTTTACATTTTATCGTTATTCTACCTATGTTAGCACTACTTGTAATGATACCTTTTGGCATCGTTGCTTTAATGTTTGGGCTATTTCTTAATGCAAAGATTTTAATGCAACGTGAAGGAAGACGTTTTACAAACTCTTTAACTTTAATTGCAGCCTTAGGAATTTTATTATCTATATTACTCTTTATCGTAAATCCAAGCAGCTTATTTTCACCGCATTTGCAACCTATTTTTGCTGGAATTTCTCTTATAACCTTATATTTCTTTATACACTTATCTAACTTCTTAAGCGCTTATTTTCTATATCAATTCAACAGACCAAGGCGTAATCAAGATTTCATCATCGTTCTTGGTAGCGGCTTAATTAATGATAAAGTACCGCCGTTACTTGCAAGTCGTATTAATAAAGCGATCGATTTTTATTGGAAACAAGCGGCTGTAAATACCCCACCAACAATTATTTTCTCTGGCGGACAAGGTCCAGATGAAGGCCTTCCAGAGGCAGAAGCGATGCAAAAATATGCTGTTGAAAAAGGGATTCCACTTGAACATACCGTGCAAGAAAATCGCTCTGTAAACACATATCAAAATATGTCTTTCTCTAAAGAAATTATGGATTCTTTAAAGCCTGAAGGTAAATATAGAAGTATTTTTACAACGAACAATTTCCACCTTTTCCGCGCTGGTATATATGCAAGACAAGCAGGTCTTAATAGCCAAGGAATCGGATCAAAAACTGCATTTTATTACTGGCCTAATGCAATGATTCGTGAATACGTCGCAATTGTTGTGATGGGACGCAAACGTCATATGAAAGTTTGCGGAGTTATTTTAGGATTCTCTTTATTCCTATCCGTGCTTAGTTTTATCATTTCTTAA
- a CDS encoding YitT family protein, which yields MEKIIKNKPNKLKIASKALMIIIGAFITAYGLEAVLIPNNVSDGGVTGLSIVSSRLFGLPLGALIAVINIPFVWLGYKQIGKSFAIYSIIGIASLAVGTVVMHGIPAIIEGDTLLVTVVGGIIIGFGMGLALRNGGALDGIDMLAVLLSRKLPFGTSDLILFLNMFVFIFVSTVFGLQGAILSAIAYFIASKVIHIVEVGLSGSKAFKIITKEPELMVETIRDRLGRSATYNEVYGGYSREKFKEISCVINRLEESKMKELINEIDPHAFITVYDVAEVKGGNFKKRDIH from the coding sequence ATGGAGAAAATTATCAAAAACAAGCCCAATAAGCTAAAAATCGCTTCTAAAGCTTTGATGATTATTATCGGGGCATTTATCACAGCGTACGGATTAGAAGCAGTATTAATTCCAAATAACGTATCAGACGGTGGTGTGACTGGTTTAAGTATCGTTAGTTCAAGATTATTTGGATTGCCATTAGGAGCTCTAATCGCAGTTATTAACATTCCTTTCGTTTGGTTAGGATATAAACAAATCGGTAAAAGCTTTGCTATTTATTCCATTATCGGGATTGCTTCATTAGCAGTAGGTACTGTTGTTATGCACGGAATACCAGCTATTATTGAAGGCGATACACTACTTGTTACAGTTGTTGGTGGCATTATCATCGGTTTCGGTATGGGACTAGCATTACGTAACGGCGGCGCATTAGATGGAATCGATATGCTAGCTGTATTGCTTTCTCGTAAGTTACCTTTTGGAACAAGTGACCTTATCTTATTCTTAAACATGTTCGTATTTATTTTCGTATCAACAGTATTCGGTCTTCAAGGAGCTATCCTTTCGGCAATTGCTTATTTTATTGCTTCGAAAGTGATTCATATCGTTGAAGTTGGTTTAAGTGGTTCGAAAGCATTTAAAATCATTACGAAAGAGCCTGAATTAATGGTAGAAACCATTCGCGATCGTTTAGGCCGAAGTGCAACATATAACGAAGTATACGGTGGTTATTCAAGAGAGAAATTCAAAGAAATTTCTTGTGTAATTAACCGTTTAGAAGAAAGTAAAATGAAAGAACTTATTAATGAAATCGATCCACACGCCTTTATTACAGTTTATGACGTAGCAGAAGTAAAAGGCGGTAACTTTAAGAAACGTGATATTCATTAA
- a CDS encoding DUF4247 domain-containing protein, translated as MSNRLFTMIKSFVIPILAIVTLLVVAGYALSGCQGGQTKSIQDRYPLESVAKEGKQESYVYRAANRSVPEVAKELIDEREPKQASKEDENQMFLVYSDKIYNLQKDKEKPSDTLIEISNKEFVRQNYQPSFLQGYIMGSILNDIFGSRKSSYGDYRGYNDRQNHKPVIPERPPTKEEKKTPPPITKEGKGSIIKRGDNVDSKPSVGDTGSITKKGSSTPPPSTGSKGKITKTPGGSSGSDVKPKSSIKTPPRNTSPPKTRVGGSGKITKRR; from the coding sequence ATGTCAAACCGATTGTTTACCATGATTAAATCGTTCGTGATCCCTATACTTGCTATCGTTACGTTACTTGTTGTTGCTGGATATGCCTTATCAGGTTGTCAAGGCGGACAGACAAAGTCGATTCAAGACCGTTATCCACTAGAATCTGTCGCAAAAGAAGGTAAACAAGAATCTTACGTGTATAGGGCCGCCAATCGGTCAGTTCCTGAAGTCGCAAAGGAACTCATTGATGAAAGAGAACCGAAGCAAGCATCTAAAGAAGACGAAAATCAAATGTTCCTCGTTTATTCTGATAAGATTTATAACTTGCAAAAGGATAAAGAGAAACCATCTGATACGTTAATTGAAATAAGTAATAAAGAATTTGTCCGTCAAAATTACCAACCATCCTTCTTGCAAGGATATATTATGGGAAGTATTTTAAACGATATATTCGGTTCACGAAAATCATCATACGGTGATTATCGCGGATATAATGACAGACAAAATCATAAACCGGTTATTCCAGAGAGACCGCCTACGAAAGAAGAAAAGAAAACCCCGCCTCCAATTACGAAGGAAGGGAAAGGATCTATCATTAAGCGAGGCGATAATGTAGATTCGAAACCTTCCGTAGGAGATACAGGAAGTATTACGAAAAAAGGAAGTAGTACGCCTCCGCCTTCTACTGGAAGCAAAGGGAAAATTACAAAAACACCAGGTGGCTCGAGCGGATCAGATGTGAAGCCGAAATCATCTATTAAAACGCCGCCAAGGAATACATCGCCTCCGAAAACAAGGGTCGGTGGTTCAGGGAAAATTACGAAGAGAAGATAG
- a CDS encoding DUF4178 domain-containing protein: MSLFKRIKNIMKSPEPPKPEKSLLTLAPGDMIEVSLVMYELTGKTSMHSRKEIVLTLQDGKDIRYLKIEDRENTYYKLYTPIDGRLDSIDEIPTTIEMDDTEYHMEEQYNGRVVVMGKTPFAASEEQYVWEFQSDNRKLLRIEWQNGRTMMYEGEAIIPADVQIIRAT, from the coding sequence ATGAGTTTATTTAAACGGATTAAAAATATAATGAAGAGCCCAGAGCCGCCGAAACCAGAAAAAAGTTTATTAACGTTAGCTCCTGGGGATATGATTGAAGTTTCATTAGTTATGTACGAATTGACCGGGAAAACGAGTATGCATTCTCGTAAAGAAATTGTTTTGACACTGCAAGACGGGAAAGATATTCGTTATTTAAAAATTGAAGACCGTGAAAATACATATTATAAATTATATACACCAATTGATGGTCGCTTAGATTCGATTGATGAAATTCCGACGACAATTGAAATGGATGATACAGAATACCATATGGAAGAGCAATATAACGGGCGTGTTGTTGTGATGGGAAAAACACCATTCGCTGCTTCAGAGGAACAGTATGTATGGGAATTCCAATCAGATAACCGAAAATTATTGCGTATTGAATGGCAAAATGGTCGCACAATGATGTATGAGGGAGAAGCAATTATTCCTGCTGATGTACAAATTATAAGAGCAACGTAA
- a CDS encoding DUF350 domain-containing protein, with protein sequence MTWTNVVAMLVWTGASAVLLFAIMWVDSIFTKYNDLKEIKNGNTAVATRFVMKLFAQGYILSQSITKANDLWQALLASAVSFVILLVVEMFIEFVLKKIAGLDLEEGTKEGSIAHAMLAGSLHIVGALILGACL encoded by the coding sequence ATGACATGGACAAATGTAGTAGCCATGCTTGTATGGACTGGAGCAAGTGCAGTACTTTTATTTGCAATTATGTGGGTTGATTCAATTTTTACTAAATACAATGACTTAAAAGAAATAAAGAATGGGAATACAGCTGTAGCAACTCGTTTCGTCATGAAATTATTCGCGCAAGGGTACATTTTATCTCAATCGATTACGAAAGCAAATGACTTATGGCAAGCGCTACTTGCATCAGCAGTTTCTTTCGTTATTTTGTTAGTAGTAGAAATGTTTATTGAGTTTGTTTTAAAGAAAATAGCTGGTTTAGATTTAGAAGAAGGCACGAAAGAAGGCAGTATTGCGCATGCAATGTTGGCCGGATCATTACATATCGTTGGGGCACTTATTTTAGGTGCTTGTTTATAA
- a CDS encoding PspA/IM30 family protein produces MSVFKRLRDLTMSNVYSLIEKAEDPVKMTDQYLRDMQADVQEAEKSVAAQIALEKKFKILFEEQEALVKKREEQAHMAVQASNLDLARRALEEKQNAEQKMNEYKASYEQNKAAADNLRLKLEEMRKQLTELKNKRETLVARVNAAKAQKNINQAMSGFDSNSAKAGLSRMEEKALQLEAEAEASGEVYKKEKSLDDEFASLNKNSAVDDELARIMKQYEK; encoded by the coding sequence ATGTCTGTATTTAAACGATTAAGAGATTTAACTATGTCGAATGTGTATTCATTAATTGAGAAAGCAGAAGATCCAGTTAAGATGACGGATCAATATTTACGCGATATGCAAGCAGATGTACAAGAAGCTGAGAAAAGTGTAGCAGCTCAAATTGCACTTGAGAAGAAATTCAAAATATTATTTGAAGAACAAGAAGCACTTGTGAAAAAACGTGAAGAGCAAGCTCATATGGCTGTTCAAGCAAGCAATCTTGACCTTGCGCGTCGTGCTCTTGAAGAAAAACAAAACGCAGAGCAAAAGATGAATGAGTATAAAGCAAGCTATGAGCAAAACAAAGCTGCTGCTGATAACCTTCGCCTGAAGCTAGAAGAAATGCGTAAGCAATTAACAGAGCTGAAAAATAAACGTGAAACACTTGTAGCACGTGTAAATGCGGCGAAAGCACAAAAGAATATTAATCAGGCGATGTCTGGATTTGATTCAAACTCAGCAAAAGCTGGTTTAAGCCGTATGGAAGAGAAAGCTCTTCAATTAGAAGCTGAAGCAGAAGCAAGCGGCGAAGTTTATAAAAAAGAAAAGTCATTAGATGATGAATTTGCAAGCTTAAATAAAAATTCTGCTGTTGATGATGAATTAGCTCGTATTATGAAGCAGTATGAGAAATAA
- a CDS encoding lipoprotein BA_5634 family protein, protein MKKLVGIGLAAAISLGALSGCSLLGEKANGFVLYGSEEQVQQITDKNKKEVKEKDFYKMKMTTLEGKKVLVMDKKTGEELVKKELLSKVDEKDDTKPLDKLPAVTAEQGVLFAKEKVENATLDGAKLKYEGNTIIGSGRAYTDMYAIVDDATYSNVKGDEKSVGVLKFDKDPSKEFPGYNGVEASQLVKIKK, encoded by the coding sequence ATGAAAAAATTAGTAGGAATCGGATTAGCGGCAGCAATTTCACTTGGAGCATTATCAGGTTGTTCTTTATTAGGAGAGAAAGCAAACGGTTTTGTACTGTACGGATCAGAAGAACAAGTTCAACAAATTACAGATAAAAACAAAAAAGAAGTGAAAGAAAAAGACTTCTATAAAATGAAAATGACAACATTAGAGGGTAAAAAAGTTCTTGTTATGGATAAGAAAACTGGTGAAGAACTGGTGAAGAAAGAGTTACTTAGCAAGGTTGATGAAAAAGACGACACGAAACCACTTGATAAATTACCAGCTGTAACAGCAGAGCAAGGTGTATTATTTGCTAAAGAAAAAGTAGAAAATGCTACACTTGATGGGGCAAAATTAAAATACGAAGGCAATACAATTATCGGAAGTGGCCGTGCATATACAGATATGTATGCAATTGTTGATGACGCAACTTACAGCAATGTAAAAGGTGATGAAAAATCTGTTGGGGTATTAAAATTCGATAAAGACCCAAGTAAAGAATTCCCTGGCTACAACGGCGTAGAAGCTTCTCAACTTGTAAAAATTAAAAAGTAA
- a CDS encoding WXG100 family type VII secretion target, with protein sequence MIQIKVTPEMLEEVANRANTTRIALESIHNNLCNEIDHLCFQWIGASNQQFIQMFNDARPKAFTSINSIIQVEEDLKRIAEKFRTADASYDGNLEEGAMCGKLNSEKNDGSLSDKVWHGLKETYEDLSKVKNSDESLYDKFKHGIDAAYKDVNKIKDNIDDEIESAFEKAGLGVPYHLKKGMGDAIGDELLGLADAVIHPIDTFNNTIEAISHPVETFNAIKQTISDSWNRDVTNGDSYSGAEWYGSAAGHTILAVGQLFVGTKGVDKIAMLNPGTKLAEISRTANQSLQDAASLFNRNRNEFALAGGNNIRSVFDTPDFRAAEEKLSTHQFASGEGASSGNTPYKFDSSLMEHVFHGEVRQKWWGLKAVGYHHENMMGGEIIRVTRPPNPAGVYVAEVKVDGIVKQAKSSFFPKDWNRVQVVDSIKEAYTNRVQIAPNKYVGQTSSGFKVEMIIENGEITTAYPKYTRR encoded by the coding sequence ATGATTCAAATCAAAGTAACACCTGAAATGCTAGAAGAAGTTGCTAATCGTGCAAATACTACCAGAATCGCATTAGAATCTATACATAATAATCTATGTAATGAAATAGATCATTTGTGTTTTCAATGGATTGGTGCCTCTAACCAACAGTTCATTCAAATGTTCAATGATGCAAGACCAAAAGCTTTTACATCTATCAATTCGATTATACAAGTGGAAGAGGATTTGAAACGAATTGCCGAAAAATTCCGTACCGCAGATGCTTCATATGATGGAAATCTTGAAGAAGGAGCAATGTGTGGTAAGTTAAATAGTGAGAAAAATGATGGATCTTTAAGTGACAAGGTTTGGCATGGTCTCAAGGAAACTTATGAGGATCTTAGTAAAGTAAAAAATTCCGATGAGTCTTTATATGATAAATTTAAACATGGTATCGATGCAGCGTATAAAGATGTGAATAAAATAAAAGACAATATAGATGATGAAATCGAATCTGCTTTTGAAAAAGCTGGATTAGGTGTCCCCTATCACTTAAAAAAGGGGATGGGCGACGCTATAGGTGATGAATTATTAGGACTTGCAGATGCAGTTATCCATCCAATTGACACATTTAATAACACGATTGAAGCCATTTCTCACCCAGTCGAGACGTTCAATGCGATAAAACAAACAATTTCTGATTCTTGGAATCGTGATGTTACCAATGGTGACTCGTATAGTGGTGCAGAATGGTATGGAAGCGCGGCTGGTCATACTATATTGGCTGTTGGACAACTATTCGTAGGAACAAAAGGCGTGGATAAAATTGCAATGTTGAACCCTGGCACAAAATTAGCTGAGATTTCACGAACTGCTAATCAAAGCTTGCAAGACGCTGCATCCTTATTCAATCGTAATCGCAATGAGTTTGCTTTAGCTGGTGGAAATAATATACGCTCTGTATTTGATACACCTGATTTTAGAGCAGCTGAGGAAAAGCTATCGACCCATCAGTTTGCTAGTGGTGAAGGAGCTTCCAGTGGGAACACGCCATATAAATTTGACTCATCACTTATGGAGCATGTTTTTCATGGTGAAGTAAGACAAAAATGGTGGGGATTAAAAGCTGTTGGTTATCATCACGAGAATATGATGGGGGGAGAGATAATTCGCGTTACTAGGCCACCAAATCCTGCAGGAGTATATGTTGCAGAAGTAAAGGTTGATGGTATTGTAAAACAAGCTAAATCTTCATTTTTCCCTAAGGATTGGAATAGAGTCCAGGTAGTTGATTCTATTAAAGAAGCATATACCAATCGTGTTCAAATCGCTCCAAATAAATACGTAGGGCAAACTTCTTCTGGATTTAAGGTTGAGATGATTATTGAAAATGGAGAAATTACCACTGCTTATCCAAAATATACGAGAAGATAG
- a CDS encoding transposase, with amino-acid sequence MDKFSSKDKIQVVKRYLDGTEDGKTIANSIGFHPRELYQWIKWFEFSGEKSFEKRYTTYSLEYKLDVIHYMNENGTSLRETAAFFYIPSCETLRKWKVAYETEGNVLFD; translated from the coding sequence ATGGATAAATTTTCTTCAAAAGATAAAATACAAGTAGTAAAACGATATCTAGACGGTACTGAAGATGGAAAAACCATTGCTAATTCTATAGGGTTTCATCCTAGAGAACTTTATCAATGGATTAAATGGTTTGAATTTTCAGGGGAAAAGTCGTTTGAAAAACGCTATACAACTTACTCTCTCGAGTATAAACTAGATGTAATTCATTATATGAATGAAAATGGGACATCTCTGAGAGAAACAGCTGCTTTTTTTTATATTCCTTCTTGCGAAACACTCCGAAAATGGAAAGTAGCTTATGAAACAGAAGGAAATGTCTTGTTCGATTAA
- a CDS encoding FeoB-associated Cys-rich membrane protein, whose translation MMVNIIIGAIIFGYAAYTLVNFVKRSKKGKCAACSLNKSCQSQTCSPDMEQVAHK comes from the coding sequence ATGATGGTCAATATTATAATTGGAGCTATCATTTTTGGTTATGCAGCATATACGTTAGTGAATTTTGTAAAGAGAAGTAAAAAAGGAAAATGCGCAGCATGTTCTTTAAATAAGTCATGTCAGTCGCAAACTTGTAGTCCAGATATGGAGCAAGTTGCTCATAAATAG
- the feoB gene encoding ferrous iron transport protein B: MNKVALLGNPNTGKTSLFNALTGSYEYVGNWSGVTVEKKVGKLKDKQGTLIDLPGVYDLNPVSRDEGVVTNFLLTEEFQHMLNIVDSSQFERNMHLTLQLLEFGKPVSIGLNMIDVAKQRGIIIDVKRLSELLGVTVVPVVARSGKGCEELLATLKENDKNEKKPFIISYGVQMDEGIGEVISLLEKANYKHPRWLALQFLSNNEVVEKEMKALPIYRELAAIRSRLEGKLDCTLEEHIYKTREAYIEKLKTNVMQHEKEGKIPFSEKVDRLITHKILGLPIFLAVMFFIFQVTFTWIGTPLSDMLDEFFGGQLTDWVTAGLTSVGASDFIQALVTEGIIAGVGAVLVFVPQIFALFFFISLLEDSGYMARIAVVMDRIMEFFGLNGKAFIPMIIGFGCNVPGIMAARTIEQEKERLLTVLVTPFMSCSARLPVYALFAGVFFPQSQATVVFSLYVAGIILALLVTKIMSLTILKAEKSIFVIELPPYRVPQAKTLWLSTWEKGKGFVRKAGTFIFGGSVVIWLLNYAGPSGFGVDMGDSYLAMIGGFIAPLFAPLGFGTWQAAASLLTGFLAKEVVVSTMAIIYAVKEDVLGNVMGAHYTALSAYAFMFFILLYVPCLATVAVIKRETGSAKWTIFSVVYPLVVAYVLTLIIYQVGSLLGF, encoded by the coding sequence GTGAATAAGGTAGCTTTGCTAGGGAATCCGAATACAGGAAAGACATCATTATTTAATGCACTTACTGGTTCTTATGAATATGTAGGAAACTGGAGCGGTGTAACAGTAGAAAAGAAGGTTGGTAAATTAAAAGATAAGCAAGGAACATTGATTGATTTACCAGGTGTTTATGATTTAAATCCCGTTTCGCGTGATGAAGGTGTTGTAACAAACTTTCTATTAACAGAAGAATTTCAGCATATGTTAAATATTGTAGATTCCTCGCAGTTTGAACGAAATATGCATTTAACGTTGCAATTACTTGAATTTGGTAAGCCAGTTTCAATTGGTTTAAATATGATTGATGTGGCGAAGCAAAGAGGAATTATAATTGATGTAAAACGATTATCAGAACTATTAGGTGTAACAGTCGTTCCTGTCGTTGCAAGAAGCGGAAAAGGTTGTGAAGAACTACTTGCGACTCTTAAAGAAAATGACAAAAACGAGAAAAAGCCATTCATAATTTCATATGGTGTACAAATGGATGAAGGAATCGGAGAGGTGATTTCTCTTTTAGAGAAAGCGAATTATAAGCATCCAAGATGGTTAGCTCTTCAATTTCTAAGCAATAACGAAGTAGTAGAAAAAGAAATGAAAGCATTACCAATTTATAGGGAACTTGCAGCCATTCGATCTCGCTTAGAAGGAAAACTTGATTGTACGTTGGAGGAGCACATTTACAAAACTCGTGAAGCGTATATTGAAAAGTTAAAAACAAATGTTATGCAGCATGAGAAAGAAGGGAAAATTCCTTTTTCGGAAAAAGTTGATAGATTAATTACACATAAAATTTTAGGACTTCCAATCTTTTTAGCAGTCATGTTTTTTATTTTTCAGGTTACGTTTACGTGGATTGGTACACCTTTATCTGATATGCTAGATGAGTTTTTTGGTGGACAGCTTACGGATTGGGTGACAGCTGGACTTACAAGTGTCGGAGCTTCTGATTTTATTCAAGCACTCGTTACAGAAGGTATTATTGCCGGTGTTGGTGCTGTATTAGTATTCGTTCCGCAAATCTTTGCACTATTCTTTTTCATTTCATTATTAGAAGACTCAGGATATATGGCGCGAATTGCAGTTGTTATGGATAGAATTATGGAGTTCTTCGGTTTAAACGGAAAAGCGTTCATTCCGATGATTATCGGTTTTGGATGTAATGTTCCAGGTATTATGGCAGCGAGAACGATTGAACAAGAAAAAGAACGTTTACTTACAGTTCTTGTAACACCGTTTATGTCTTGTTCGGCACGTTTACCTGTATATGCATTATTTGCAGGAGTATTCTTCCCTCAAAGTCAGGCAACTGTTGTGTTTTCTTTATATGTTGCAGGTATTATTCTTGCGTTATTAGTTACAAAAATTATGTCCCTTACCATTTTAAAAGCGGAAAAATCTATTTTCGTTATTGAGCTACCACCTTACCGCGTGCCACAAGCGAAAACGTTATGGTTAAGTACGTGGGAGAAAGGGAAAGGATTTGTTCGTAAAGCAGGTACATTTATCTTCGGTGGTTCGGTTGTCATTTGGTTATTAAACTATGCAGGTCCATCAGGATTTGGTGTCGATATGGGAGACAGTTACTTAGCGATGATTGGTGGATTTATCGCGCCACTATTTGCACCACTTGGATTTGGAACGTGGCAAGCTGCGGCATCCCTTTTAACAGGATTTTTAGCAAAAGAAGTTGTCGTTTCTACAATGGCAATTATTTATGCGGTGAAAGAAGATGTGCTAGGAAATGTAATGGGAGCACATTATACGGCGCTATCAGCATATGCATTTATGTTCTTTATTTTATTATATGTTCCGTGTTTAGCGACAGTAGCCGTTATTAAACGTGAAACAGGATCAGCAAAGTGGACGATTTTCTCTGTCGTGTATCCACTCGTTGTTGCTTATGTATTAACGCTTATTATATACCAAGTTGGATCCTTACTCGGATTCTAG
- a CDS encoding FeoA family protein encodes MSLVDIKIGEKVLVKSVQSLDQLLKRRLAAFGLSEGSELRVKQKAMFKGPCTLECRGQLISIRHCDAKMIKVELA; translated from the coding sequence ATGAGCTTAGTAGATATTAAAATCGGTGAGAAAGTGTTAGTAAAAAGCGTTCAGTCGTTAGATCAATTATTAAAGAGAAGACTGGCTGCTTTTGGTCTTTCTGAAGGAAGCGAACTTCGTGTGAAGCAGAAAGCGATGTTCAAAGGTCCTTGTACATTGGAGTGTCGTGGACAGTTAATTAGTATTCGTCATTGTGACGCGAAAATGATAAAGGTGGAATTAGCGTGA
- the thiT gene encoding energy-coupled thiamine transporter ThiT, with translation MRNTNLQAMIESAILAAFALVIDILPLSIKLPTGGSISFAMIPIFIIAYRWGFKMAFLGGLIWGLLQIVVGDAIIVTPIQVLIEYFVAFAFIGFAGLFYRPIQKALLASNENNEGKKVLGYIILATFIGSFARYFCHFIAGIIFWGQYAPKGQSAVLYSLIVNGSTMLGSFILCTVLLIFLFLTSPRLFKSIGAYQLNSKKKSAS, from the coding sequence ATGCGTAACACCAATTTACAAGCGATGATCGAATCTGCTATTCTTGCAGCCTTCGCCTTGGTCATCGACATTTTACCATTATCAATTAAACTTCCAACAGGCGGTTCCATTTCATTTGCTATGATTCCTATTTTTATTATTGCATACCGCTGGGGCTTCAAAATGGCTTTCTTAGGAGGCTTAATTTGGGGATTATTACAAATTGTTGTAGGCGATGCCATTATCGTCACACCGATTCAAGTACTCATTGAATACTTCGTTGCTTTCGCATTCATTGGATTTGCTGGTTTATTCTATCGTCCAATTCAAAAAGCACTTTTAGCTTCCAATGAAAATAACGAAGGAAAGAAAGTTCTTGGTTACATTATCCTTGCTACATTTATCGGTAGCTTTGCTCGCTACTTCTGTCACTTTATCGCCGGTATTATTTTTTGGGGACAATATGCACCGAAAGGTCAATCAGCAGTTCTATATTCATTAATTGTAAACGGCAGTACAATGCTCGGTTCTTTTATTTTATGTACCGTTTTACTTATATTTTTATTTCTTACTTCACCACGCTTATTCAAGAGCATTGGTGCCTATCAACTAAACTCGAAGAAAAAGAGCGCTTCATGA